One region of Callithrix jacchus isolate 240 chromosome 16, calJac240_pri, whole genome shotgun sequence genomic DNA includes:
- the LOC128929852 gene encoding uncharacterized protein LOC128929852, whose amino-acid sequence MRAKPYPHSSKHRAANQHRSRNGEAYQRGVPGPAGRTPGQGLRVCDTWTLLPRRVGPGGHARGPGDRGAAGVARGGARRPGARTAALRGAQLVLRGRSGPKAACPHQPSPASAAPLPRARGSRPHLAAGSGPAALGLPGPTAEVYDLGRGGCDACIRPLLLKSRLRAEQTVAFITCKITKFGCQLLGNAFSASVDASMVSLCHPGWSAEARSQLTAASNSWAQATLLPQSPQ is encoded by the exons ATGAGGGCAAAACCTTATCCACATAGTTCCAAGCACAGGGCAGCCAATCAA CACCGCTCACGCAATGGCGAGGCTTACCAGCGAGGAGTGCCGGGACCCGCCGGCCGAACGCCGGGCCAGGGGCTCAGAGTCTGCGACACCTGGACCCTCCTCCCTCGGAGGGTTGGGCCGGGTGGCCACGCTCGGGGTCCTGGAGACCGCGGGGCCGCGGGCGTGGCCAGGGGCGGAGCAAGGCGGCCTGGCGCCCGCACAGCAGCCCTCCGCGGTGCGCAGCTCGTCCTGCGTGGGCGCTCTGGGCCCAAGGCAGCCTGTCCCCACCAACCTTCTCCGGCGTCCGCGGCGCCGCTTCCCCGGGCGCGCGGGTCTCGGCCGCACCTGGCTGCGGGCTCCGGGCCTGCGGCTCTGGGACTGCCAGGACCGACGGCCGAGGTCTACGACCTGGGACGCGGGGGATGTGACGCCTGCATCCGGCCCCTCCTGTTGAAAAGCCGCCTCCGAGCAGAGCAGACGGTCGCCTTTATCACATGCAAGATTACCAAGTTTGGCTGCCAACTTCTAGGAAATGCCTTTTCAGCATCTGTTGATGCGTCCAT ggtctcactttgtcacccaggttggagtgcagaggcaagatctcagctcactgcagcctcgaactcttgggctcaagcaaccctcctgcctcagtctcctcagtaa